In Streptomyces chartreusis NRRL 3882, the following are encoded in one genomic region:
- a CDS encoding O-antigen ligase family protein, protein MSLATAPLPRRVGALTPALAVVAVPALLALPLTPDGAGPADVFSGLVVVYCVIRLLFERRRPLSPAAAVVLGLPVVGLALAAMGAFSSQAGLTGLGRYLQTFVLVPAAVLLLLRDRAGFRLVAWSFVGLGLCQGAVGVHQFVTRTGASYQGENIRAVGTFGAHDVMGMATAVSLGLVCAVGIALGRLSVRQRVAAAACAVLLLLPLALSFSRGAWIATVLTCILQLVLAGLRRALKVVAAAFAAGVILVGGFGVGSAVLQQRIDSIAQVTDAPDQSVVDRYTLWASATEIWRQHPLTGVGLKGFPEYRDGHATLALSSGSETDGAGMVYQRQPLLSPHNMYLLVLSEQGLIGLLALTGSWLALLVCGMRRLLRVRDHGPGLDCGLVACGLLVWLLTDFMYGDIGGPATVLTAVALGLGAWWALTGEARVEAPRSEVRERAEEALAR, encoded by the coding sequence GTGAGCCTCGCAACTGCACCGCTCCCCCGCCGCGTCGGAGCGCTGACACCGGCCCTGGCCGTGGTGGCCGTACCCGCCCTGCTGGCGCTGCCGCTGACCCCGGACGGTGCGGGGCCCGCCGACGTGTTCTCCGGGCTGGTGGTGGTGTACTGCGTGATCCGTCTCCTGTTCGAACGGCGGCGCCCGCTGTCGCCCGCCGCGGCCGTGGTTCTGGGCCTGCCGGTCGTGGGGCTCGCCCTCGCCGCCATGGGGGCGTTCTCGTCCCAGGCCGGGCTCACCGGCCTGGGACGCTATCTGCAGACCTTCGTCCTCGTCCCGGCGGCCGTGCTGCTGCTGCTCCGCGACCGGGCCGGCTTCCGGTTGGTGGCCTGGTCGTTCGTGGGGCTCGGTCTGTGTCAGGGAGCCGTCGGCGTCCACCAGTTCGTCACCCGGACCGGCGCCTCCTACCAGGGCGAGAACATCCGGGCGGTCGGCACCTTCGGTGCGCACGACGTGATGGGCATGGCGACGGCGGTCTCCCTCGGCCTGGTGTGCGCGGTCGGGATCGCGCTGGGCCGGCTGTCCGTACGGCAGCGGGTGGCCGCCGCCGCGTGCGCTGTGCTGTTGCTGCTGCCGCTCGCGCTCTCCTTCAGCCGCGGAGCCTGGATCGCGACCGTCCTGACGTGCATCCTCCAGCTGGTACTGGCCGGGCTGCGGCGGGCGCTCAAGGTGGTGGCGGCCGCGTTCGCCGCGGGTGTCATCCTGGTGGGCGGGTTCGGTGTGGGCTCGGCGGTTCTGCAGCAGCGGATCGACAGCATCGCCCAGGTCACCGACGCACCCGACCAGTCCGTCGTCGACCGGTACACCCTGTGGGCGTCCGCCACGGAGATCTGGCGCCAGCACCCCCTGACAGGTGTCGGGCTGAAGGGCTTCCCCGAGTACCGGGACGGGCACGCCACGCTGGCGCTGTCGTCGGGCAGCGAGACCGACGGCGCGGGGATGGTGTACCAGAGGCAGCCGCTGCTGTCTCCGCACAACATGTACCTGCTGGTGCTGAGCGAGCAGGGCCTGATCGGGCTGCTGGCGCTCACCGGGAGCTGGCTGGCGCTGCTGGTGTGCGGGATGCGGCGCCTGCTGCGCGTCCGCGACCACGGCCCGGGACTCGACTGCGGGCTCGTCGCCTGCGGGCTGCTGGTCTGGCTGCTGACCGACTTCATGTACGGAGACATCGGCGGTCCCGCGACCGTGCTGACGGCCGTGGCCCTGGGGCTCGGGGCGTGGTGGGCGCTGACCGGCGAGGCGCGGGTGGAGGCGCCCCGCAGCGAGGTGCGGGAACGCGCCGAGGAGGCCCTGGCGCGATGA
- a CDS encoding exopolysaccharide biosynthesis polyprenyl glycosylphosphotransferase: MTAERTVPSPGVPPRDHGSSPVSVMPPRGTATGFRPSAPRRPARPASPVALLVADGVAALAGAPALTDAQRHPLLVTLLIVMSLLLRRRDGRPPVPGLLEELPAVCGRIAVAWLALAALLAAYRPEHALTLRTVLTGLALHAAAGCVLRGAVHARRRAALLRHPHTALVLGPAATAQRVAAAVLRHPRCGVRPVGIVAEQPDGSESLPVLTTPEEVERAVIQNGVRAVLAVHPSVRAEQEPLLRALAESGCVVWEVDADSPSYATRERLAGFSCRRLDMSPARRGSAAKRALDILVSGTLLVLVSPLLLAFAVALRISDGPGVVFRQERIGRNGKPFTLLKFRTHRPVDEHESATRWSVANENEMRWFCRMLRRTSLDELLQLWNVLRGDMSLVGPRPERPYFVAQFGQTYPGYSVRHRMRTGITGLAQIHGLRGDTSIEDRCRFDNAYIDDWSLWQDVCILLRTAATVVRPTGS, encoded by the coding sequence GTGACCGCCGAACGTACCGTGCCCTCCCCCGGCGTACCGCCACGGGACCACGGATCCTCACCAGTCTCGGTCATGCCGCCGCGCGGCACCGCCACCGGTTTCCGGCCGTCCGCACCGCGGCGGCCGGCCCGTCCCGCCTCCCCCGTGGCGCTGCTCGTCGCGGACGGCGTGGCCGCCCTGGCGGGCGCGCCGGCGCTCACCGATGCCCAGCGCCACCCACTGCTCGTCACCCTGCTGATCGTCATGTCGCTGCTGCTGCGCCGGCGCGACGGGCGGCCGCCGGTACCGGGGCTGCTGGAGGAACTGCCCGCCGTGTGCGGCCGCATCGCGGTGGCCTGGCTGGCACTCGCGGCGCTCCTGGCGGCGTACCGGCCGGAGCACGCGTTGACGCTCCGTACCGTGCTGACGGGCCTTGCCCTGCACGCGGCGGCCGGCTGTGTGCTGCGCGGAGCGGTGCACGCGCGGCGGCGCGCCGCGCTGCTGCGGCACCCGCACACCGCACTCGTCCTCGGCCCGGCGGCGACCGCGCAGCGCGTGGCCGCCGCCGTACTGCGTCACCCGCGGTGCGGTGTGCGGCCGGTGGGGATCGTCGCCGAGCAGCCGGACGGCAGCGAGAGCCTGCCGGTGCTGACGACCCCCGAGGAGGTCGAGCGTGCGGTCATCCAGAACGGGGTGCGGGCGGTGCTGGCCGTCCACCCCTCCGTACGCGCCGAACAGGAGCCGCTGCTGCGGGCACTGGCCGAGTCGGGCTGCGTGGTCTGGGAGGTCGACGCCGATTCCCCGTCGTACGCGACGCGGGAGCGGCTGGCCGGGTTCTCCTGCCGGCGCCTGGACATGTCCCCCGCCCGGCGCGGCAGCGCGGCCAAACGGGCGCTCGACATTCTCGTGTCGGGAACGCTGCTGGTGCTGGTCAGCCCGCTGCTGCTGGCCTTCGCCGTGGCGCTGCGGATCAGCGACGGGCCGGGCGTGGTGTTCCGGCAGGAGCGCATCGGCAGGAACGGCAAGCCGTTCACGCTGCTGAAGTTCCGTACGCACCGCCCGGTCGACGAGCACGAGTCGGCAACCCGGTGGAGCGTGGCGAACGAGAACGAGATGCGCTGGTTCTGCCGGATGCTGCGGCGTACCTCGCTCGACGAACTGCTCCAGCTGTGGAACGTGCTCCGGGGCGACATGAGCCTGGTCGGACCGCGGCCCGAACGCCCGTACTTCGTCGCGCAGTTCGGTCAGACGTACCCCGGTTACTCGGTCCGCCACCGCATGCGGACCGGCATCACCGGCCTCGCCCAGATCCACGGTCTGCGCGGCGACACCTCGATCGAGGACCGCTGCCGGTTCGACAACGCCTACATCGACGACTGGTCCCTGTGGCAGGACGTCTGCATCCTGCTGCGCACCGCGGCCACGGTGGTACGTCCCACGGGGAGCTGA
- the murJ gene encoding murein biosynthesis integral membrane protein MurJ: MTVVPSQSPGPETDDAATVPPARAATRAGDGADPASAASVSGSFLARAALVTASLSIAGSLLGLVRDQSLARLFGAGSDTDAFLVAWTVPEFAATLLIEDGLAIALIPAFSMALARRARGVPGDPVRALVGATLPRLCLALAAVAALIAATAPYLVQALAPGLPDPGLAADCTRITATCVLAFGLAGYCSAALRAHRCFLAPAAIYVAYNTGIIAAMFLFGEGWGVRSAAVGVAAGGCLMVAVQLPSLWRRLASPAPPLARAGAEVGERPMQLALVAAVLLFALCRQSQVLAERFLASVLPAGAISHLNYAQKVAQIPMTLSLMVCTVTFPVVARALADGDTARARSRVERDLALASCLVLLGMCAVIACAPQMIELLFQRGAFTASDTAATADVMRVYALGLLGQTLVGALVRSYFSAGRASWYPLGAMAAGIAVTSWIGAVTVHSWGVAGIAAANALGITVTAALLLAGLRTGRLNSPHSVSVRVRRVLAELSRLVCAAVVATAAGAFAASRLPSPAAGLAAGCLTVTFVFVPLTWALGAQSPASALRFLRAVTRRLTHGRFR, encoded by the coding sequence ATGACGGTGGTGCCTTCGCAGTCCCCCGGCCCCGAAACGGACGACGCGGCGACCGTGCCCCCGGCGCGTGCCGCCACCAGGGCCGGGGACGGTGCCGACCCGGCCTCGGCGGCGTCGGTCTCCGGAAGCTTCCTGGCCAGGGCCGCGCTCGTCACGGCGTCGCTGTCCATCGCCGGCTCACTGCTCGGCCTGGTGCGCGACCAGTCGCTGGCGCGGCTGTTCGGTGCCGGGAGCGACACGGACGCCTTCCTGGTGGCGTGGACCGTTCCGGAGTTCGCCGCCACGCTGCTCATCGAGGACGGGCTGGCGATCGCCCTGATCCCGGCGTTCAGCATGGCGCTGGCCCGCCGCGCCCGGGGCGTCCCGGGCGACCCGGTCCGCGCCCTGGTCGGCGCCACCCTGCCCCGGCTCTGCCTCGCCCTCGCCGCGGTGGCCGCGCTGATCGCCGCCACGGCTCCCTATCTGGTTCAGGCCCTCGCACCCGGCCTGCCCGACCCCGGGCTCGCCGCCGACTGCACCCGGATCACGGCGACCTGCGTGCTGGCCTTCGGGCTCGCCGGGTACTGCAGTGCCGCCCTGCGGGCACACCGCTGTTTCCTCGCGCCCGCGGCGATCTACGTCGCCTACAACACCGGCATCATCGCCGCGATGTTCCTCTTCGGCGAAGGCTGGGGCGTGCGCTCCGCCGCGGTCGGGGTCGCGGCGGGCGGCTGTCTGATGGTGGCGGTGCAACTGCCGTCGCTGTGGCGGCGACTGGCGTCGCCCGCGCCGCCCCTCGCCAGGGCGGGGGCGGAGGTCGGGGAGCGGCCGATGCAACTCGCCCTGGTCGCCGCCGTACTCCTCTTCGCCCTGTGCCGCCAGTCGCAGGTCCTCGCCGAACGCTTCCTCGCCTCCGTCCTGCCCGCCGGCGCCATCTCGCACCTGAACTACGCGCAGAAGGTCGCCCAGATCCCGATGACGCTGTCGCTGATGGTGTGCACCGTCACCTTCCCGGTGGTGGCGCGGGCCCTCGCGGACGGCGACACCGCGCGCGCCCGCAGCCGCGTGGAGCGGGATCTGGCGCTCGCCTCGTGTCTGGTGCTGCTCGGCATGTGCGCGGTGATCGCCTGCGCCCCGCAGATGATCGAACTGCTCTTCCAGCGGGGCGCGTTCACCGCGAGCGACACCGCGGCGACGGCTGACGTCATGCGCGTGTACGCCCTCGGGCTGCTGGGCCAGACCCTGGTGGGCGCCCTCGTGCGCTCCTACTTCTCGGCGGGCCGGGCCAGCTGGTACCCCCTCGGCGCGATGGCGGCGGGCATCGCCGTGACGTCCTGGATCGGCGCCGTCACCGTGCACTCCTGGGGCGTGGCGGGGATCGCCGCCGCCAACGCCCTCGGCATCACCGTCACGGCCGCCCTGCTGCTCGCCGGGCTGCGAACGGGCCGGCTGAACAGCCCGCACAGCGTCTCGGTCCGTGTCCGGCGGGTCCTGGCCGAACTGAGCAGGCTGGTGTGCGCCGCGGTCGTCGCCACGGCCGCGGGGGCGTTCGCCGCGAGCCGGCTGCCGTCCCCGGCGGCGGGCCTCGCGGCCGGCTGCCTGACCGTGACCTTCGTCTTCGTCCCGCTCACCTGGGCCCTCGGTGCCCAGAGTCCCGCGTCCGCTCTGCGCTTCCTACGCGCCGTCACACGAAGGCTCACACATGGCCGCTTCCGTTGA
- a CDS encoding glycosyltransferase family 4 protein, whose protein sequence is MHTAPLPRVLHLTQPVDGGVARVVTDLVRAQLSDGLDVTVACPDSALTTKLRTLGARVRHWHATRSPGTSLVREVRHLARVIDEVRPDLVHAHSAKAGLAGRLAVRGRIPTVFQPHAWSFEAVSGGTAALALLWERWGARWASRVVCVSEAERATGMDARITGRWTVVPNGIDPERFRPAPAGAVRAGLAPLAGIRPAAPLAVCVGRLCRQKGQDVLLRAWEAVVRQVPDARLVLVGDGPDHDRLREGAPESVVFTGAVADASPWYQASDLVVLPSRWEGMALAPLEAMACGRPVVVTDVDGARESLPPSFAARCLVPPEDPAALAGAVTELLADPLLRESLGSQGRRHVLSTHDVRYTAEAVSDVYRDLLGPWTAATPSAEHGQPLGTGRGAEANRTPQRVEPTEYRESIHS, encoded by the coding sequence ATGCACACCGCCCCCCTCCCAAGAGTCCTGCACCTCACCCAACCGGTGGACGGCGGCGTCGCGCGCGTCGTGACGGATCTGGTCCGCGCCCAACTGTCGGACGGCCTGGACGTCACCGTGGCCTGCCCCGACAGCGCGCTCACCACGAAGCTGCGGACGCTCGGCGCGCGCGTACGGCACTGGCACGCGACACGGTCGCCGGGTACGTCGCTCGTCCGGGAGGTGCGGCACCTGGCGCGGGTGATCGACGAGGTGCGCCCCGATCTGGTGCACGCGCACAGCGCGAAGGCCGGGCTCGCCGGACGGCTCGCGGTACGCGGGCGGATTCCGACGGTCTTCCAGCCGCACGCCTGGTCGTTCGAAGCGGTCAGCGGGGGCACCGCGGCCCTGGCGCTCCTATGGGAACGCTGGGGGGCACGTTGGGCCTCACGCGTGGTGTGCGTGAGCGAGGCGGAACGCGCCACCGGCATGGACGCCAGGATCACCGGCCGGTGGACCGTCGTCCCCAACGGCATCGACCCGGAGCGCTTCCGCCCGGCCCCCGCGGGCGCCGTACGGGCCGGGCTCGCCCCGCTCGCCGGCATCCGCCCGGCGGCACCGCTCGCCGTGTGCGTGGGGCGGCTGTGCCGGCAGAAGGGGCAGGACGTCCTGCTGCGGGCGTGGGAAGCCGTCGTGCGGCAGGTGCCCGACGCCCGCCTGGTCCTCGTCGGCGACGGGCCGGACCACGACCGGCTCCGCGAAGGCGCCCCGGAATCCGTGGTGTTCACGGGAGCCGTCGCCGACGCCTCCCCCTGGTACCAGGCCTCCGATCTCGTCGTCCTGCCGTCCCGCTGGGAGGGCATGGCCCTGGCGCCGCTGGAGGCGATGGCCTGCGGGCGGCCCGTGGTGGTCACGGACGTCGACGGCGCCCGCGAGAGCCTGCCACCCTCCTTCGCCGCCCGGTGCCTGGTCCCGCCGGAGGACCCGGCCGCGCTGGCCGGGGCCGTCACCGAGTTGCTGGCCGATCCGCTGCTGCGCGAGTCGCTCGGCAGCCAGGGCCGTCGGCACGTGCTGTCCACCCACGACGTGCGCTACACCGCCGAGGCCGTCTCGGACGTCTATCGCGACCTGCTCGGCCCATGGACCGCCGCCACCCCCAGCGCTGAGCACGGTCAGCCGCTCGGCACCGGACGTGGCGCCGAGGCGAACCGGACACCACAGCGCGTCGAGCCCACCGAGTACAGGGAGTCCATCCACTCGTGA
- a CDS encoding polysaccharide deacetylase family protein, translating into MAASVDSLDTGRPPAPRSGPVPWVAMYHSVGDCSDDPYRITVTPERLGKQLAWLRRRGLRGVSVAELLAARARGEGRNLVGLTFDDGYADFVTDALPLLHRWDCGATLFVLPGRLGGDNAWDPLGPRKPLLTADGIRRAAAEGVEIGSHGLTHVDLTKADDLTLKAEVAESRAQLEELTGAPVDGFCYPYGTIDARAVQAVRDAGYTYACAIDPGPLTGPHALPRVYVGQEDTAWRLHLKHWLHRLRRRPVEGL; encoded by the coding sequence ATGGCCGCTTCCGTTGACTCCCTCGACACCGGCAGACCCCCGGCCCCGCGCAGCGGTCCGGTCCCCTGGGTGGCGATGTACCACTCGGTGGGCGACTGCTCGGACGACCCGTACCGCATCACGGTCACGCCCGAGCGGCTCGGTAAGCAGCTGGCCTGGCTGCGCCGGCGCGGGCTGCGGGGCGTGTCCGTGGCCGAGCTGCTCGCCGCCCGCGCCCGGGGCGAGGGGCGGAACCTGGTCGGGCTGACCTTCGACGACGGGTACGCCGACTTCGTCACCGACGCCCTGCCGCTGCTGCACCGCTGGGACTGCGGCGCCACCCTCTTCGTACTGCCCGGGCGGCTCGGCGGCGACAACGCCTGGGATCCGCTCGGACCGCGCAAGCCGCTCCTGACCGCGGACGGCATCCGGCGCGCGGCCGCCGAGGGCGTGGAGATCGGCTCGCACGGGCTGACGCACGTCGACCTCACCAAGGCGGACGACCTCACCCTCAAGGCCGAGGTCGCCGAAAGCCGCGCCCAGCTCGAGGAGCTGACCGGCGCCCCGGTCGACGGCTTCTGCTACCCGTACGGCACGATCGACGCCCGCGCCGTCCAGGCCGTACGGGACGCGGGGTACACCTACGCCTGCGCCATCGACCCCGGCCCGCTGACCGGCCCGCACGCCCTGCCGCGCGTGTACGTCGGCCAGGAGGACACGGCCTGGCGCCTGCACCTCAAGCACTGGCTGCACCGGTTGCGCCGGCGGCCGGTGGAGGGCCTGTGA